One stretch of Chryseobacterium indologenes DNA includes these proteins:
- a CDS encoding DUF6428 family protein, which translates to MKLSEIKEILPTLDNVEFQLENGTFVPEHFHVTEVGQITKNFIDCGGVVRTEKVINFQLWDANDFEHRLKPTKLLNIIKLSEEKLGMEDAEIEVEYQSNTIGKYDLEFIGKTFVLKNKTTACLAEDACGIPSEKQKKNLIELNVNQTNTCTPGGGCC; encoded by the coding sequence ATGAAACTATCAGAGATCAAAGAAATCCTTCCGACATTGGATAATGTTGAATTCCAATTAGAAAACGGAACTTTTGTACCCGAACATTTTCATGTAACCGAAGTGGGGCAAATAACTAAAAATTTTATTGACTGCGGTGGCGTAGTTCGCACCGAAAAAGTTATCAATTTTCAATTATGGGATGCTAACGATTTTGAACATCGCTTAAAACCCACCAAACTTTTAAACATCATTAAGCTTTCGGAAGAAAAGTTAGGTATGGAAGATGCCGAAATTGAAGTGGAATACCAAAGCAATACCATTGGAAAATATGATCTAGAGTTCATCGGAAAAACATTTGTGCTGAAAAACAAAACTACAGCTTGTTTGGCAGAAGATGCTTGCGGTATTCCATCAGAAAAGCAAAAGAAAAATTTAATAGAATTGAACGTAAATCAAACCAATACTTGCACACCAGGTGGCGGATGTTGTTAA
- a CDS encoding PRTRC system ThiF family protein, whose product MSKEILKVHFTDSDLINPTNPITVNVIGAGGTGSKVMTALLEMNHSLNELGHAGLFIRLWDNDIITQANLGRQRFAESEVGLYKSVAIINRINRFSGTNWKAEARKFEKDNSDSFPENAGASIYISCVDSVKARFEIADILSELSNGRPYSNRPRYWLDFGNSQHTGQVLLSTIGKIRQPNSEKYETVASLPMVTDEFGELLKQSELEDDTPSCSLAEALEKQDLFINSSLVQMGCSLLWGMFKNGLTPYRGFFHNLKDFRTHPIKVA is encoded by the coding sequence ATGAGCAAAGAAATTTTAAAAGTCCATTTTACGGACAGCGATTTGATAAACCCTACCAACCCGATAACAGTAAACGTAATCGGTGCAGGTGGTACAGGCTCAAAAGTAATGACTGCCTTGCTTGAAATGAACCACAGCCTAAACGAGTTAGGACACGCAGGGTTGTTTATTCGTCTTTGGGATAATGATATAATTACCCAAGCCAATTTAGGAAGACAGCGTTTTGCAGAAAGTGAAGTCGGTTTGTACAAGTCCGTTGCTATCATTAACCGTATAAATCGCTTCTCAGGTACGAACTGGAAAGCGGAAGCAAGGAAATTTGAAAAAGACAATAGCGACAGTTTCCCCGAAAATGCAGGAGCAAGTATTTATATTTCCTGTGTGGATAGCGTAAAAGCAAGATTTGAAATTGCGGATATATTAAGTGAATTGAGCAATGGAAGACCCTATTCCAACCGCCCACGTTATTGGTTGGACTTCGGCAACAGTCAACATACGGGACAAGTTTTACTATCTACCATAGGAAAAATTCGCCAACCCAATTCAGAGAAATATGAAACGGTGGCAAGCCTGCCAATGGTTACGGATGAATTTGGCGAACTGCTTAAACAGTCCGAACTGGAAGACGATACACCGAGCTGTTCCCTTGCCGAAGCGTTGGAAAAGCAGGACTTGTTTATCAATTCATCATTGGTTCAGATGGGTTGTTCACTGTTATGGGGTATGTTTAAAAATGGTTTGACACCATACAGGGGATTTTTTCACAACCTGAAAGATTTCCGAACCCATCCTATAAAAGTCGCCTGA
- the arsB gene encoding ACR3 family arsenite efflux transporter, whose amino-acid sequence MQPKLKFLDRYLTLWIFLAMTLGVGLGYFFPTISNVTNSLSVGTTNIPLAIGLILMMYPPLAKVDYSLLPKAFKDKKVIGISLLLNWVIGTVLMFGLAVLFLRNEPDYMTGLILIGLARCIAMVIVWSDLAKANREYTAMLVALNSIFQILSYSFLVWLFINVLPAKLGLANFNVSVSMKDVTESVLIYLGIPFLAGFLSRYFLVKTQGIEWYNRTFIPKISPITLYALLFTIVLMFSLKGDKIVELPMDVIKVAIPLIIYFVLMFFVSFFINKSLKLPYDKNASIAFTATGNNFELAIAVSIAVFGIHSPQAFVGVIGPLVEVPVLILLVRASLRLKKRYYN is encoded by the coding sequence ATGCAACCAAAACTAAAATTCCTTGACCGTTACCTGACCTTATGGATATTCCTTGCCATGACATTAGGTGTAGGATTGGGTTATTTCTTTCCCACAATTTCCAATGTTACAAACAGCTTGTCAGTAGGTACTACCAATATTCCCTTAGCAATAGGATTAATACTAATGATGTACCCACCATTGGCAAAAGTGGATTATTCATTACTACCTAAAGCCTTTAAGGACAAAAAAGTAATCGGCATATCCTTATTGTTGAATTGGGTAATCGGTACAGTATTAATGTTCGGATTAGCTGTTTTGTTTTTACGCAACGAACCCGATTATATGACAGGCTTAATACTGATAGGTTTAGCAAGGTGTATCGCCATGGTTATTGTATGGAGTGATTTGGCAAAAGCCAACAGAGAATATACTGCTATGTTGGTTGCTTTAAATAGTATCTTTCAGATATTGAGTTACAGTTTTTTGGTTTGGCTGTTCATCAATGTATTACCAGCAAAATTAGGTTTAGCCAATTTCAACGTAAGTGTATCTATGAAAGACGTAACAGAAAGCGTATTGATATACTTAGGTATTCCGTTTTTGGCAGGTTTTTTAAGTCGTTATTTTTTAGTCAAAACACAAGGAATTGAATGGTATAACAGAACATTCATACCCAAAATATCGCCTATTACTTTGTATGCTTTACTCTTTACTATCGTATTGATGTTTAGCTTGAAAGGCGACAAAATAGTAGAGTTACCAATGGATGTGATAAAAGTAGCCATACCCTTAATCATCTATTTTGTATTGATGTTTTTTGTTAGCTTCTTTATCAATAAATCTTTGAAACTGCCTTACGACAAAAACGCTTCTATCGCCTTTACTGCTACAGGAAACAATTTTGAATTGGCAATCGCCGTATCTATAGCGGTATTCGGCATCCATTCACCACAGGCATTTGTTGGAGTTATCGGTCCATTGGTCGAGGTTCCTGTTCTGATACTTTTAGTAAGAGCAAGTTTACGGTTAAAGAAGAGGTATTATAATTAA
- a CDS encoding site-specific integrase, protein MEQEKRSTFKLLFYLKKNEPKKNGNVPVMGRITIDGIPKSFSTKLDINPNNWDLKHGRVLGKSAQALGTNLKLDNIRVRINKIYDDMLKDEGFATAQKVKLSFLGVGVMDDAILKVFKDQNEDFERMVSKGKRSQNTYNKYKTVYNHLNEFIKERYHREDLAFRELTSDFIREFDFFLRIDKECTHNTVWVYTMPVIALADLAIKKGLIRQNPFEDYEISMEETDRSYLLKENVEKLMLLKPSKDKYEFVKDIFIFSCFTGLSYIDIQKLKWSNIQSFFDGHQWIISRRKKSDVASNVRLLEIPKRIIEKYRGLTRSDYVFPVPSNATCNSHIKKMIEEAEIVTEQKITFHTARHTFATMFLTEGVPLESLSKMMGHKNISTTQIYAKITSQKISKDMDLVAPKFKEIEDAFFTVL, encoded by the coding sequence ATGGAACAAGAGAAAAGATCCACGTTCAAACTGCTTTTCTACCTGAAGAAGAATGAACCTAAGAAGAACGGAAACGTGCCTGTTATGGGACGTATCACTATTGACGGAATACCAAAATCCTTTAGTACCAAACTGGACATCAACCCCAATAATTGGGATTTAAAGCACGGAAGAGTTTTAGGTAAAAGTGCCCAGGCCCTGGGTACCAATCTCAAATTGGACAATATTCGGGTGCGTATCAACAAGATTTACGATGATATGCTCAAGGATGAAGGCTTTGCAACTGCACAAAAAGTAAAGCTGTCCTTTTTAGGGGTTGGTGTAATGGATGATGCCATTCTTAAAGTATTTAAAGACCAGAATGAGGATTTTGAAAGGATGGTCAGCAAAGGAAAACGTTCTCAGAATACTTACAATAAATACAAGACTGTATACAACCATCTTAATGAATTTATCAAGGAACGCTATCACAGGGAAGATTTGGCATTTCGGGAACTTACCTCAGACTTTATCCGGGAGTTCGATTTCTTTCTACGAATAGATAAAGAATGTACACATAATACGGTTTGGGTTTATACCATGCCGGTTATTGCTTTGGCTGATCTTGCGATTAAAAAAGGCCTTATACGCCAAAACCCTTTTGAAGATTACGAAATCAGTATGGAAGAAACTGATCGCAGCTATCTTTTAAAGGAGAATGTAGAAAAGCTAATGCTTCTAAAACCGTCTAAGGACAAATATGAATTTGTAAAAGATATTTTCATTTTCAGTTGCTTTACAGGGCTTTCTTATATTGATATTCAAAAGCTGAAATGGAGCAATATACAGTCCTTTTTTGATGGGCACCAATGGATCATCAGCAGAAGAAAAAAATCAGATGTTGCTTCAAACGTCCGCCTTTTGGAAATTCCGAAACGTATAATTGAAAAATACAGGGGACTTACACGTAGCGATTATGTTTTTCCGGTTCCTTCCAATGCTACCTGCAATAGCCATATAAAGAAAATGATAGAAGAAGCAGAAATTGTTACAGAACAGAAAATAACATTTCATACTGCACGCCACACATTTGCTACCATGTTCCTGACCGAAGGTGTTCCACTTGAAAGCCTTAGCAAAATGATGGGACATAAAAATATTTCAACCACACAGATTTACGCCAAGATTACAAGTCAAAAAATCAGCAAGGATATGGATTTAGTGGCTCCCAAATTTAAGGAGATTGAAGACGCATTTTTTACAGTCTTATAA
- a CDS encoding DoxX family protein, translating to MVGAVFLSEGIQKFLFADTLGAGRFAKIGLPNPDFLGSFVGSFEIICGFLILIGLLTRLASIPLIIIMFVAIATTKSEVLAEKGFWEMMHGSRTDWAMLLGSIFLLIKGGGRWSIDSLTNTPK from the coding sequence ATGGTAGGTGCCGTATTTCTTTCGGAAGGAATACAGAAGTTTTTATTTGCAGACACCTTAGGTGCTGGACGTTTTGCAAAAATAGGTCTGCCTAATCCTGATTTTTTGGGCAGTTTCGTTGGCAGCTTTGAAATTATTTGTGGTTTTTTAATTCTTATTGGACTTCTGACAAGATTGGCGAGCATTCCTCTTATCATTATTATGTTCGTTGCAATTGCAACAACTAAATCAGAGGTTTTAGCAGAAAAAGGATTTTGGGAAATGATGCATGGAAGTCGTACAGACTGGGCGATGCTTTTAGGGAGTATCTTTCTATTGATAAAAGGTGGAGGTCGTTGGTCGATAGATAGTTTGACGAATACTCCTAAATAA
- a CDS encoding low molecular weight phosphatase family protein produces MYSALLKTIEQVQKQNISEECKTILQPLIDFVQRKTAYKQEININFICTHNSRRSHLSQVWAQVASAYFNIANVHCFSGGTEETALFPKVAETLANQGFSIFKIADTHNPVYAIKYSENALPIIGFSKKYDSPFNPVSAFAAIMTCSQADGGCPFIAGAEKRIPITFEDPKISDNTPEQSMVYAERSLQIASEMFYVFSKISR; encoded by the coding sequence ATGTATTCAGCATTATTAAAAACAATCGAACAAGTACAAAAGCAAAACATTAGCGAAGAATGTAAAACTATATTACAGCCACTGATCGATTTTGTACAGCGAAAAACAGCTTATAAGCAGGAAATAAATATCAACTTCATTTGCACCCATAATTCCCGCAGAAGCCATTTGTCCCAGGTTTGGGCACAAGTAGCCAGTGCGTACTTCAATATTGCAAATGTACATTGCTTTTCCGGCGGAACGGAAGAAACAGCACTATTTCCGAAAGTGGCAGAAACATTGGCTAATCAAGGTTTTAGCATCTTCAAAATTGCAGACACACATAATCCTGTATATGCTATAAAGTACAGTGAAAATGCTTTGCCAATAATCGGTTTTTCCAAAAAATACGATAGCCCTTTTAATCCGGTTTCAGCGTTCGCAGCTATTATGACCTGTTCGCAGGCAGACGGTGGTTGCCCTTTTATAGCAGGAGCAGAAAAAAGAATTCCCATCACTTTTGAAGATCCTAAAATTTCAGATAATACACCGGAGCAATCAATGGTATATGCAGAAAGGAGTTTACAGATAGCAAGCGAAATGTTTTATGTCTTTTCAAAAATCAGCCGATAA
- a CDS encoding phosphatase PAP2 family protein: MLEDIKQIDTNILLWLNGSHNEFWDEVMWFASGKYTWLPFYVALIILLVWKYKKDAILMILLIALLITMSDQLASGIFKPLFERLRPSHNAALEGELHIVNNYRGGKFGFISSHASNVFALAFYLTILTKQNLKWLPIILIPWAIFVSLSRVYLGVHYPTDILVPAILSMLIAGMVAHLYKTFNPKFIKLFNHHVSKNN, from the coding sequence ATGCTTGAAGATATCAAACAGATAGATACAAATATTCTATTATGGCTAAATGGAAGCCATAATGAATTTTGGGACGAAGTAATGTGGTTTGCCAGCGGCAAATACACTTGGCTTCCTTTTTATGTTGCACTGATAATTTTGCTTGTCTGGAAGTATAAAAAGGATGCTATCCTGATGATCTTACTAATCGCCTTGCTCATCACAATGAGTGATCAGCTGGCTTCCGGCATATTTAAACCTCTATTTGAAAGGCTGCGTCCAAGTCATAATGCAGCATTGGAAGGAGAGCTGCATATAGTAAACAATTATCGAGGCGGCAAGTTCGGTTTTATTTCTTCTCATGCCTCCAATGTCTTTGCTTTGGCATTTTATTTAACCATATTAACTAAACAAAATCTAAAATGGCTCCCAATCATTCTTATCCCATGGGCAATTTTTGTCAGTTTGAGCAGGGTTTATTTAGGCGTACACTATCCAACTGATATTTTAGTTCCAGCTATTTTAAGTATGCTTATTGCGGGGATGGTAGCCCATCTATATAAAACATTCAATCCAAAATTCATAAAACTATTTAATCATCATGTTTCAAAAAATAACTAA
- a CDS encoding helix-turn-helix domain-containing protein: MKNSISIKTKIEAAALLKVAPFRKEIRKTEPHKHNSYFEIIYLREGSGFHTIDHTSFSIKPPTVFFVRKEQVHHWDMKDTPDGFVLLLKKGFLDQSMDSELKSLLSKLSELSCIYLKETESIDTIFQLLTTEKDFTVTEGLLKALFAKILISAKHLTNKTSKTDDVITVFRELLNQPNDLRNNIAHYAEKLHTTPQNLNAICRKTLDQSAAEVIAEHIISEAKRQLMYTESRVSEIAYSLNFNDTSHFVKYFKRYTGLTPQTFRNT; encoded by the coding sequence TTGAAAAATTCTATTTCCATAAAAACCAAAATTGAAGCGGCAGCATTATTAAAAGTTGCACCGTTCCGGAAAGAAATTCGCAAGACCGAACCGCACAAACACAACAGCTATTTTGAAATTATTTATTTAAGAGAAGGAAGCGGTTTCCACACCATCGACCATACTTCATTTTCAATTAAGCCACCCACCGTATTTTTTGTTCGTAAAGAACAGGTACATCATTGGGATATGAAAGATACACCTGACGGCTTTGTTCTGCTTTTAAAGAAGGGATTTCTCGACCAATCGATGGATAGTGAGCTGAAAAGTCTTTTATCCAAACTCAGCGAATTAAGTTGCATCTATCTGAAAGAAACAGAAAGTATAGATACTATATTTCAACTGCTCACTACAGAGAAAGACTTTACCGTTACCGAAGGATTATTGAAGGCACTATTTGCTAAAATATTGATTTCAGCAAAACATTTGACTAATAAAACGAGTAAAACCGATGATGTAATTACAGTTTTCAGGGAATTGCTCAACCAACCAAACGACCTTCGAAACAATATTGCTCACTATGCAGAAAAGCTCCATACGACACCACAAAATCTCAATGCTATTTGTCGTAAAACACTAGACCAATCAGCTGCAGAGGTAATTGCTGAACATATCATCAGTGAGGCAAAGAGGCAATTAATGTATACAGAAAGTCGTGTTTCTGAAATTGCCTATAGTTTAAATTTTAATGACACTTCCCATTTTGTAAAATATTTCAAACGGTACACAGGTCTTACGCCACAAACCTTCCGGAATACCTAA
- a CDS encoding class I SAM-dependent methyltransferase, with product MEHFNRKSHWENIYESKSLETVSWYQPNPETSLNFVHQFNLPKSAKIIDIGGGDSFLVDYLLDLGYVDITVLDISNAAIQRAKERLGSKANKVHWIISDISDFVPTQQYDFWHDRAAFHFLTENHEIENYIHTTTKAIAQDGILVMGTFSEQGPTKCSGIDIKQYSDSSLSKLFENSFEKINCITVDHKTPFDAYQNFVFCSFRKN from the coding sequence ATGGAACATTTCAATCGAAAATCCCATTGGGAAAATATTTACGAGAGCAAATCTTTAGAAACAGTGAGTTGGTATCAGCCTAATCCAGAAACTTCATTAAATTTTGTTCATCAATTCAACTTACCGAAGAGTGCAAAAATTATTGATATTGGCGGAGGAGACAGCTTTTTGGTTGACTACCTACTTGATTTAGGTTATGTCGATATTACCGTATTGGATATTTCCAATGCCGCTATCCAACGGGCAAAGGAAAGATTAGGCAGTAAAGCCAACAAGGTACACTGGATTATTTCAGATATTTCAGATTTTGTACCCACTCAGCAATACGACTTTTGGCACGACAGGGCAGCGTTTCATTTCCTGACGGAGAACCACGAAATAGAAAATTATATACATACTACGACCAAAGCAATTGCCCAGGATGGCATTTTAGTGATGGGAACCTTTTCTGAACAAGGTCCCACAAAATGTAGTGGCATAGACATCAAGCAATATTCGGATAGTAGCTTGTCGAAATTATTTGAAAACTCTTTTGAGAAAATCAATTGTATAACCGTTGACCACAAGACACCATTTGATGCCTATCAGAATTTCGTGTTCTGTAGTTTCCGTAAAAATTAA
- a CDS encoding ArsR/SmtB family transcription factor produces the protein MGVTRTEIFTEEQNHLAITLKALAHPARIAILQYIIKQNACICNDLVEELGLAQATISQHLKELKNIGIIKGNIEGTSVCYCINEIVWQQVKKELNTFFVDDITIEKCC, from the coding sequence ATGGGTGTCACGAGGACTGAAATATTTACAGAAGAGCAAAATCATTTAGCTATTACTTTGAAAGCACTGGCGCATCCTGCAAGAATTGCCATTTTACAATATATCATCAAGCAGAATGCCTGTATCTGTAATGATTTGGTTGAAGAATTGGGATTGGCACAGGCCACCATTTCACAGCATTTGAAAGAATTAAAGAACATTGGCATCATTAAAGGTAATATTGAGGGAACAAGTGTTTGCTATTGTATTAATGAGATAGTTTGGCAACAAGTTAAAAAGGAACTCAATACTTTCTTTGTAGATGATATAACTATAGAAAAATGCTGTTAA
- a CDS encoding PRTRC system protein C → MLLATQLERVFILNDKGQQIKLTDPEPKWSVEAVMNFYANSYPILTIAKVSAPVIRDDTIQYRFESVMGTKG, encoded by the coding sequence ATGTTATTAGCAACGCAATTAGAGAGGGTATTTATACTCAACGATAAAGGACAGCAAATTAAACTGACCGACCCAGAACCCAAATGGAGCGTGGAAGCCGTGATGAATTTCTATGCAAATTCTTATCCGATACTGACCATTGCCAAAGTATCTGCCCCTGTTATCCGTGACGATACAATACAGTACCGATTTGAGAGTGTAATGGGAACGAAAGGTTAA
- a CDS encoding DUF932 domain-containing protein, producing the protein MAHNINFNERTGRYSFFSVQQKAWHGLGQIVEQYPTSEEAIKYAGLDYEVVKSQLFTKGSDIIETTNGIEIGSTELEVPNYYANIRTDNNKVLGVVGKDYHIVQNREAFNFFDAIVGGDEGILYETAGALGNGERIFITAKLPDYIRVGNGDDITEKYIFLTTSHDGSGSITAAFTPIRIVCQNTLNASLRSMTNVVRIKHTSGAKQRIENAHKIMGLANTLSDQLEGIFNEWAKVKVTDREVKKLIQLALCPNKETLDLIKKGAEDEISTVFKNTVEDAFAYAMISDTQQMDTTKGTLFGAYNAVTGYYQNVRKYKDDEAKLQSIVLGGTAQLKSQKAFELCNGFALDGAEIFNLN; encoded by the coding sequence ATGGCACATAATATCAATTTCAACGAGAGAACAGGGCGTTATTCATTCTTTAGCGTACAACAAAAAGCGTGGCACGGTTTAGGGCAAATCGTGGAGCAATACCCTACAAGCGAGGAAGCTATCAAATATGCAGGGTTAGATTATGAAGTCGTAAAATCTCAATTGTTTACAAAAGGTTCGGACATTATCGAAACCACCAATGGCATAGAGATAGGCAGTACTGAATTAGAAGTGCCTAATTATTACGCTAACATTCGCACCGATAACAATAAAGTATTGGGAGTAGTCGGCAAGGATTACCACATTGTACAAAACCGTGAAGCCTTTAATTTCTTTGATGCTATTGTAGGCGGTGACGAGGGCATTCTGTACGAAACCGCAGGAGCATTAGGCAACGGAGAACGCATTTTCATCACAGCCAAACTGCCCGACTATATTCGTGTGGGTAATGGCGATGATATTACGGAAAAGTACATTTTCTTAACCACTTCGCACGATGGTAGCGGAAGTATCACAGCCGCATTTACACCAATCCGTATTGTTTGCCAAAATACCTTAAACGCTTCATTACGAAGTATGACCAATGTAGTCCGTATCAAGCACACTTCGGGAGCGAAACAACGTATCGAGAACGCTCATAAGATTATGGGACTTGCGAACACATTGAGCGACCAATTAGAGGGGATTTTTAACGAATGGGCAAAAGTAAAGGTAACAGACCGTGAAGTTAAAAAGCTAATACAATTGGCACTTTGCCCGAATAAGGAAACGCTTGACCTTATCAAAAAAGGTGCAGAAGATGAAATTTCCACCGTGTTCAAAAACACCGTAGAGGATGCCTTTGCATACGCAATGATAAGCGACACCCAACAAATGGACACTACCAAAGGTACATTGTTCGGAGCGTATAATGCGGTTACTGGCTACTATCAGAACGTAAGAAAGTACAAAGATGATGAAGCCAAGTTACAGAGTATTGTACTGGGTGGAACTGCTCAACTCAAGTCACAGAAAGCATTTGAATTGTGTAATGGCTTTGCATTAGACGGAGCAGAAATCTTTAATCTTAATTAA
- a CDS encoding single-stranded DNA-binding protein, which yields MNITGRLTRDAEVRITSQDKQVVNFSIATNDSYRNKQGERIEQTTYFDCSYWISPNVAKILTKGTLVELTGRVSARAWTGNDGEAHAGLNFHTSNIKLHGGGKKSETAQTTTGTSNNKSEDDLPF from the coding sequence ATGAACATCACAGGAAGACTGACAAGGGATGCGGAAGTACGCATAACGTCACAGGACAAACAAGTAGTAAACTTTTCGATAGCAACCAACGACAGCTACCGTAACAAACAGGGCGAACGCATAGAGCAAACTACCTATTTCGATTGCTCATACTGGATAAGCCCGAATGTAGCGAAGATACTCACTAAAGGTACATTGGTGGAGCTGACAGGCAGGGTAAGTGCTAGGGCGTGGACAGGTAATGACGGAGAAGCACACGCAGGATTGAATTTCCATACCTCAAACATCAAACTGCACGGAGGGGGCAAGAAATCAGAAACCGCACAAACTACCACAGGAACAAGCAACAACAAGTCAGAGGACGATCTCCCATTTTAA
- a CDS encoding PRTRC system protein E: MNANFFNQIAQLDFTGILQLNIAKGAESNLIVSVILNNEQCGDNAKNLIPPLTFNATPQEFDEGFFQQINTPIQKASGLMVDMEVFMKQLEEAKKQSAMEKEKAEKEKKDKEAKDKKYKDGMAKADELEKDGKFRDAWMKVPDITEFPEKADEIRKRKSELSEKFSTPSLFGAE, from the coding sequence ATGAACGCAAATTTTTTCAATCAGATAGCACAGTTGGACTTTACAGGAATTTTACAACTAAACATAGCCAAAGGAGCAGAAAGCAACCTAATTGTATCAGTAATACTCAACAACGAGCAATGCGGAGATAACGCCAAAAACCTCATTCCCCCATTGACATTTAACGCTACACCACAGGAGTTTGACGAGGGATTTTTTCAGCAGATAAACACGCCTATACAAAAGGCTTCGGGCTTAATGGTGGATATGGAAGTATTTATGAAGCAATTGGAAGAAGCTAAAAAACAATCAGCAATGGAGAAAGAAAAAGCAGAGAAAGAGAAAAAAGATAAGGAAGCCAAAGACAAGAAGTATAAAGACGGTATGGCAAAGGCTGACGAACTGGAGAAAGATGGCAAATTCCGTGATGCGTGGATGAAAGTACCCGATATAACGGAGTTCCCCGAAAAAGCGGACGAAATCCGTAAACGCAAATCGGAATTATCGGAGAAGTTTTCAACGCCAAGCCTTTTCGGAGCAGAGTAA
- a CDS encoding PRTRC system protein B, translating to MKDITQDFGTLYHPLSALVFYQTKGNNKYTYVEHFDMDKNGNPINAHPLTEREAKELAKALHTKKEKSKAFLKSNGILPTNVLHINPSENGTVLWYTKPRKVKMYFTESLEIPNGTAKVPAMLWYASKQSLIVFALEKDHRPTEKTALFHAPFFNIYEDGHVCMGTVDINIKNSASVEEFMQAWESYFFNSYFSHLVNEHNPVKGNCVSLWKDLIGTDKAFPKDVLKNTNKTIKTIL from the coding sequence ATGAAAGATATAACACAAGACTTCGGAACACTATACCACCCTTTATCGGCTTTGGTTTTTTACCAAACCAAAGGGAATAATAAATACACCTATGTAGAACATTTTGATATGGACAAGAACGGTAATCCTATCAACGCCCATCCTTTGACCGAAAGAGAAGCCAAAGAATTGGCAAAAGCACTCCATACCAAAAAAGAAAAGAGCAAGGCATTTTTAAAATCTAACGGCATTCTGCCTACCAACGTCCTGCACATTAATCCGAGTGAAAACGGTACGGTACTTTGGTACACCAAGCCACGAAAAGTAAAAATGTACTTTACTGAAAGTCTTGAAATACCAAACGGTACGGCGAAAGTGCCTGCAATGCTTTGGTATGCAAGCAAGCAGAGCCTTATTGTTTTTGCCCTTGAAAAAGACCACAGACCTACCGAGAAAACCGCATTGTTTCACGCACCATTTTTCAATATTTACGAGGACGGACACGTATGTATGGGAACTGTAGATATCAATATCAAAAATTCTGCTTCGGTTGAAGAATTTATGCAAGCGTGGGAAAGCTACTTTTTTAACAGCTATTTCAGCCACTTGGTAAACGAACACAACCCCGTAAAAGGAAACTGTGTAAGCCTTTGGAAAGACCTCATCGGCACAGACAAAGCCTTTCCTAAAGATGTATTGAAAAATACAAACAAGACCATAAAAACGATATTGTAA